In Thauera aromatica K172, one DNA window encodes the following:
- a CDS encoding bifunctional acetate--CoA ligase family protein/GNAT family N-acetyltransferase, producing the protein MSFRHLQSLFNPRSIAVIGATVRHRRMGNVLMRNLLAGTFAGPIMPVNPKYESVAGVLTYPNVAALPQTPDLAIICTPPKVIPELIEQLGRRGTRAVIVMANQLATTIGADGRPISVAILEATRRHGIRLLGGSTLGILVPGLGLNATFSQIQVQPGKLAFVSQRDAVGTMVLDWALRKKVGLSYFVSLGDGLDIGFGEVLDFLGSDSDTRAILLYIESIHERRSFMAAARAAARNKPVVAIKAGRSPNNRLLGVSDPLFLDVPNLVSSDDVHDAVLRRAGILRVDHLDEMFGAVETVLRSRPLRGNRLVAVSNGGGAGVMVEDSLYLSGYMMPPLKEQTVTRLRRILSPDWDGQNPVEIKVDSAPSRYEEVLKVLQEEQDGDAVLLMHTPNALSKSMDVAHSVIKTVREIGGNVMTCWVGDESVAEERRLFVDAGIATFDTPEHAASAFLHMFNHRIASEVLTQVPPSEPVEFRPDVARARGVIRAALDAGCTSLSEADSKAILEAYGIPVVQTHLAATPEEAGRIAERIGLPVALTVMSRDIRRKWDVGGIALNLETAEAVEAAAHGMLARVGSTHPDATIGGFTVQRMVLRGHARQLLIGVTTDALFGPLILFGEGGRALEIYRGLGVGLPPLNLPLAHDLIDRTKAAALLDARPHLPAADRDAIALTLTKVSQIVVDLPEIAELDINPLFADEKGVQAIDAHIRLSAEPRQEYRLAIQPYPKALEEKAALRDGREILLRPIRPEDEPAHYDFLSRLTRQDFTYRFFHYIPKFPRREMARLTQIDYDREMAFIASAIDADGKPETLGVARAVADPDNDTAEFALVIRSDIKRQRLATLLMNKLMDYARQRGIRRFVGDVMSENEPMLKLLQFLEFRFVPSGESGIVRAELDLQPAASAAPTTQAAAK; encoded by the coding sequence ATGAGTTTCCGACACCTCCAAAGCCTGTTCAATCCGCGCTCCATCGCCGTGATCGGGGCCACCGTGCGCCACCGGCGCATGGGCAACGTGCTGATGCGCAACCTGCTGGCGGGCACCTTCGCCGGCCCGATCATGCCGGTTAATCCGAAGTACGAATCGGTAGCCGGCGTCCTCACCTACCCCAACGTCGCCGCCCTGCCGCAGACGCCCGACCTCGCGATCATCTGCACCCCGCCCAAGGTCATCCCGGAGCTGATCGAGCAGCTCGGCCGACGCGGCACGCGCGCGGTCATCGTCATGGCCAACCAGCTGGCGACGACGATCGGCGCCGACGGCCGCCCGATCTCGGTGGCGATCCTCGAAGCCACCCGGCGTCACGGCATCCGTCTGCTCGGCGGCAGCACGCTCGGCATCCTGGTGCCCGGGCTGGGGCTGAATGCGACCTTCTCCCAGATCCAGGTCCAGCCCGGCAAGCTCGCCTTCGTGTCGCAGCGCGACGCGGTCGGTACCATGGTGCTCGACTGGGCCTTGCGCAAGAAAGTCGGCCTGTCCTATTTCGTGTCGCTGGGCGACGGCCTCGACATCGGTTTCGGCGAAGTGCTCGACTTTCTCGGCAGCGACTCCGATACCCGCGCGATCCTGCTCTACATCGAATCGATCCACGAGCGCCGCAGCTTCATGGCCGCGGCCCGCGCCGCCGCGCGCAACAAGCCGGTGGTCGCGATCAAGGCCGGGCGCTCACCCAACAATCGCCTGCTCGGGGTCTCCGACCCCCTGTTCCTCGACGTTCCCAACCTCGTCAGCAGCGACGACGTCCATGACGCCGTGTTGCGACGGGCCGGCATCCTGCGCGTCGATCACCTCGACGAAATGTTCGGCGCGGTCGAGACCGTGCTCCGCTCCCGCCCCCTGCGCGGCAATCGCCTGGTGGCGGTGAGTAACGGCGGCGGCGCCGGAGTCATGGTCGAGGACAGCCTCTATCTGAGCGGCTACATGATGCCGCCCCTGAAGGAGCAGACCGTAACCCGCCTGCGCCGGATCCTGTCGCCGGACTGGGACGGGCAGAATCCGGTCGAGATCAAGGTCGACTCCGCCCCCTCGCGCTACGAGGAAGTGCTCAAGGTGCTGCAGGAAGAGCAGGACGGCGACGCCGTGCTGCTGATGCACACACCCAACGCCCTGAGCAAGAGCATGGACGTGGCTCACAGCGTGATCAAGACCGTGCGTGAGATCGGCGGCAACGTCATGACCTGCTGGGTCGGCGACGAAAGCGTCGCCGAGGAGCGCCGCCTGTTCGTCGATGCCGGCATCGCCACTTTCGATACCCCCGAACATGCGGCGAGCGCCTTCCTCCACATGTTCAACCACCGCATCGCCTCGGAAGTGCTGACCCAGGTACCGCCGTCCGAACCGGTCGAGTTCAGGCCCGACGTCGCCCGCGCGCGCGGCGTGATCCGGGCCGCGCTCGATGCCGGCTGCACCAGCCTGAGCGAGGCCGACTCCAAGGCCATCCTCGAGGCCTACGGCATCCCGGTGGTGCAGACCCACCTCGCCGCGACCCCGGAAGAGGCCGGGCGGATCGCCGAGCGCATCGGCCTGCCGGTCGCGCTCACCGTGATGTCGCGCGACATCCGCCGCAAATGGGACGTGGGCGGCATCGCGCTGAACCTGGAAACCGCCGAAGCGGTCGAGGCCGCCGCCCACGGCATGCTGGCGCGCGTCGGCAGCACCCACCCCGACGCCACCATCGGCGGCTTTACCGTGCAGCGCATGGTGCTGCGCGGCCATGCCCGGCAGTTGCTCATCGGCGTCACCACCGACGCCTTGTTCGGGCCGCTGATCCTGTTCGGCGAAGGCGGCCGCGCCCTCGAAATCTACCGCGGCCTCGGCGTCGGCCTGCCGCCGTTGAACCTGCCGCTCGCCCACGACCTCATCGACCGCACCAAGGCCGCCGCCCTGCTCGACGCGCGCCCGCATCTGCCGGCGGCCGACCGCGACGCGATCGCGCTGACCCTGACCAAGGTGTCGCAGATCGTCGTCGACCTGCCGGAAATCGCCGAGCTCGACATCAACCCCCTGTTCGCCGATGAAAAAGGCGTGCAGGCGATCGACGCCCACATCCGCCTGTCGGCCGAGCCGCGCCAGGAATACCGCCTCGCCATCCAGCCCTACCCGAAGGCGCTGGAAGAAAAAGCGGCGCTGCGCGATGGGCGCGAAATCCTGCTGCGTCCGATCCGCCCCGAGGACGAGCCGGCGCACTACGACTTCCTGTCGCGGCTGACGCGGCAGGACTTCACCTACCGCTTCTTCCACTACATCCCGAAGTTTCCGCGCCGCGAAATGGCACGCCTCACCCAGATCGACTACGACCGCGAAATGGCCTTCATCGCCAGCGCGATCGATGCCGACGGCAAGCCGGAAACGCTCGGCGTGGCGCGCGCGGTGGCCGATCCGGACAACGACACCGCCGAGTTCGCCCTCGTCATCCGCTCCGACATCAAGCGCCAGCGCCTCGCCACGCTGCTGATGAACAAGCTGATGGACTACGCCCGCCAGCGCGGCATCCGCCGCTTCGTCGGCGACGTGATGTCGGAAAACGAGCCGATGCTCAAGCTGCTGCAGTTCCTCGAGTTCCGCTTCGTCCCCTCGGGCGAGTCCGGCATCGTGCGCGCCGAACTCGACCTGCAGCCTGCCGCCAGCGCTGCACCCACGACGCAAGCGGCGGCCAAATGA
- a CDS encoding acyl-CoA thioesterase, protein MHPNTAFEKNHLIRFHHCDPAGIVFYPEYLVIIDELVEDWFIEGMGTSFADLHMNDRIGVPAARIEVDFIAPSKIGDILCLSLLVTRLGNKSFTIRVEGRVGEQVRMRAILVRVVAGLDGLHGITIPPALRERLRRFLAADGVDLLEAQQA, encoded by the coding sequence ATGCACCCCAACACCGCGTTCGAAAAAAATCACCTGATCCGCTTCCATCACTGCGACCCCGCCGGCATCGTCTTTTACCCCGAATACCTGGTCATCATCGACGAGCTGGTCGAGGACTGGTTCATCGAAGGCATGGGCACGAGCTTTGCCGATCTCCACATGAACGATCGCATCGGCGTCCCCGCCGCACGTATCGAGGTCGACTTCATCGCCCCCAGCAAGATCGGCGACATTCTGTGCCTGAGCCTGCTCGTCACCCGCCTCGGTAACAAGTCGTTCACGATCAGGGTCGAAGGCCGGGTCGGCGAACAGGTGCGCATGCGCGCCATCCTGGTCCGCGTGGTCGCCGGACTCGACGGCCTGCACGGCATCACCATTCCGCCGGCGCTGCGCGAACGGTTGCGCCGCTTCCTCGCCGCCGACGGCGTCGATCTGCTCGAAGCCCAGCAGGCCTGA
- a CDS encoding TRAP transporter substrate-binding protein, with product MRGKHLSAVLVTTAAALFTTAATAQEVILKVSHMWPTTALGHQQLVPWCDKIAAESNNRMKCQIYPAMQIGGTPTQVFQQVVDGIADIGWTLPGYNSGRFPSVEVFELPFMSHKAETTSRALWEYYEKYGQKDFAQVKPLAFHVHDNGQAHNSKRPIQTMEDFKGLKMRAPTRLTNKMLAEMGASPVGMPMPAVVEAVSKGVIDGYLLPWEIVPSMKLHELTRYHSETAATEPALYSAVFVVAMNKAKYDSLPADLKQVIDANSGIELSARLGRAWDDSAAPSREVAIRNGNQFNTIPASETSKWRGIGDKIAAEWVTEVTAKGYPGQAMLDEARKLVEKHRAQ from the coding sequence ATGAGAGGAAAGCACCTGAGCGCAGTGCTGGTCACCACAGCAGCAGCGCTATTCACGACGGCGGCGACGGCCCAGGAAGTCATCCTGAAGGTGTCGCACATGTGGCCGACCACGGCACTCGGACATCAGCAGCTGGTGCCCTGGTGCGACAAGATCGCAGCCGAGTCGAACAACCGCATGAAGTGCCAGATCTACCCGGCGATGCAGATCGGCGGCACCCCGACCCAGGTGTTCCAGCAAGTCGTCGACGGCATTGCCGACATCGGCTGGACCCTGCCGGGCTACAACTCGGGCCGCTTCCCCTCGGTCGAAGTGTTCGAGCTGCCCTTCATGTCCCACAAGGCGGAAACAACCAGCCGGGCGCTGTGGGAATACTATGAAAAATATGGGCAAAAGGACTTTGCCCAGGTCAAGCCGCTGGCCTTCCATGTCCATGACAATGGACAGGCCCACAACAGCAAGCGGCCGATCCAGACGATGGAGGATTTCAAAGGCCTGAAGATGCGCGCGCCGACCCGTCTGACCAACAAGATGCTGGCCGAGATGGGCGCCTCACCGGTCGGCATGCCGATGCCGGCAGTGGTGGAGGCAGTCTCCAAAGGCGTCATCGACGGCTACCTGCTGCCATGGGAAATCGTGCCATCGATGAAGCTGCACGAACTGACCCGCTATCATTCCGAAACGGCTGCAACCGAACCGGCACTGTACTCGGCAGTATTCGTGGTGGCGATGAACAAGGCCAAGTACGACAGCCTGCCGGCCGATCTGAAACAGGTCATCGACGCCAACTCGGGGATCGAGCTTTCCGCCCGCCTGGGCCGTGCGTGGGACGATTCGGCCGCGCCCTCGCGCGAAGTGGCGATCAGGAACGGCAACCAGTTCAACACCATTCCCGCATCCGAAACCAGCAAGTGGCGCGGAATCGGCGATAAGATTGCGGCCGAATGGGTGACAGAAGTAACGGCCAAGGGCTATCCAGGCCAGGCCATGCTGGACGAAGCACGCAAGCTGGTCGAAAAACACCGGGCACAATAA
- a CDS encoding enoyl-CoA hydratase, which yields MSVVLVEQPTPDVAVVRLNRPDARNALNQEVRSALAEHFDRLGQAAEVRCIVLTGGERCFAAGADIRAMADAGAIEIMLRQTQRLWQAIAACPKPVIAAVNGYAWGGGCELAMHADIIIAGEGASFCQPEVKVGIMPGAGGTQRLTRAVGKFQAMKMVLTGLPVSAREALAMGLASEVVADDAVQARALELARHIATLPPLAIAQIKEVLLAGQDASLDTALMLERKAFQLLFASADQKEGMRAFLEKRPPVFRGG from the coding sequence ATGAGCGTAGTACTGGTCGAGCAGCCGACACCCGATGTCGCCGTCGTCCGCCTGAACCGCCCCGACGCCCGCAACGCCCTCAACCAGGAAGTCCGCAGCGCACTGGCCGAGCACTTCGACCGTCTCGGCCAGGCGGCCGAAGTACGCTGCATCGTCCTCACCGGCGGCGAGCGCTGCTTCGCCGCCGGCGCCGACATCCGCGCAATGGCCGACGCCGGTGCGATCGAGATCATGCTGCGCCAGACCCAGCGCCTGTGGCAGGCGATCGCAGCCTGTCCGAAACCGGTCATCGCCGCGGTCAACGGCTATGCCTGGGGCGGCGGCTGCGAACTCGCAATGCACGCCGACATCATCATCGCCGGAGAAGGCGCGAGTTTCTGCCAGCCCGAAGTCAAGGTCGGCATCATGCCTGGCGCCGGCGGCACCCAGCGCCTGACTCGCGCCGTGGGCAAGTTCCAGGCGATGAAAATGGTCCTCACCGGCCTCCCGGTGAGCGCGCGCGAAGCCCTGGCGATGGGCCTGGCCAGCGAAGTGGTGGCCGATGACGCGGTCCAGGCGCGTGCCCTCGAACTGGCCCGCCACATCGCCACCCTGCCACCGCTTGCCATCGCCCAGATCAAGGAGGTCCTCCTTGCCGGTCAGGATGCCTCGCTCGACACCGCCCTGATGCTCGAGCGCAAGGCTTTCCAGCTGCTGTTCGCAAGCGCGGACCAGAAAGAAGGCATGCGCGCCTTCCTGGAAAAACGCCCCCCTGTGTTCCGCGGCGGCTGA
- a CDS encoding benzoate-CoA ligase family protein: MSEQLQPQQSMNAADEIIGRPLAQGLGEQTAMLCAERSITYRELDAATNRHGNALRAHGVGKGDRVLFLMDDSPELVAAYLGTLRIGAVAVALNVRLAPRDVLYVIQDSACRLLYIDAEFLHLYQQIAGELEQPPQVVVRGDEAPAPAIIAFKHFLDGQAATLESVQVAPDDVAYWLYSSGTTGRPKAVMHAHRSVLIADRLEREYFGIKPGDRVFTTSKMFFGWSLGHSLMGGLQCGATVIVAPGWPDAERVMATAARHRPTILFSTPVMYRNLLREGAGESAAMRDIRHFVSAGEKLPENIGQQWLDTFGIPITEGIGASETVFLFLCARPDAYRIGSCGKRVPWAEVRLLDELGNEITTPDTPGLIAIRMASQFVGYWKLPETTEKALRDGWYYPGDMFSFDADGFWYHNGRADDMLKISGQWVSPGEIESCASAVPGIAEAVVVAVPNDDGLTRLTLFIVPEDPSASQQKLSEAVMTTLRGTLSIYKCPRTIQFLEELPRTATGKVQKYRLRDMLQATL, encoded by the coding sequence ATGTCTGAACAACTGCAGCCGCAACAAAGCATGAACGCCGCCGACGAGATCATCGGCCGTCCCCTGGCGCAGGGCCTCGGCGAACAAACCGCGATGCTGTGCGCAGAGCGCTCGATCACCTACCGCGAGCTCGATGCCGCAACCAACCGTCACGGCAACGCCCTCCGGGCCCATGGCGTCGGCAAGGGCGATCGCGTCCTCTTCCTGATGGACGACTCTCCCGAACTGGTCGCGGCCTATCTGGGCACGCTGCGCATCGGCGCGGTCGCGGTCGCCCTCAACGTACGCCTCGCCCCGCGCGACGTCCTCTATGTGATCCAGGACAGCGCCTGCCGTCTGCTCTATATCGACGCTGAGTTCCTCCACCTATACCAGCAGATCGCCGGCGAGCTCGAGCAGCCGCCGCAGGTCGTCGTCCGCGGCGACGAAGCCCCCGCTCCGGCCATCATCGCCTTCAAGCACTTCCTCGATGGCCAGGCCGCCACCCTGGAGTCCGTTCAGGTCGCGCCGGACGATGTCGCCTACTGGCTGTATTCGTCCGGCACCACCGGGCGCCCGAAAGCGGTCATGCACGCCCATCGTTCGGTGCTGATCGCCGACCGCCTGGAACGCGAGTATTTTGGCATCAAGCCCGGGGACCGGGTATTCACCACCTCGAAGATGTTCTTCGGCTGGTCGCTCGGCCATTCCCTGATGGGCGGCCTGCAGTGCGGCGCCACCGTCATCGTCGCCCCCGGATGGCCCGACGCCGAGCGCGTCATGGCCACGGCCGCGCGCCACCGGCCGACGATCCTGTTCAGCACCCCGGTGATGTACCGCAACCTGCTGCGCGAGGGTGCGGGCGAATCGGCAGCCATGCGCGACATCCGCCACTTCGTCTCGGCCGGGGAAAAACTGCCGGAGAATATCGGCCAGCAATGGCTCGACACCTTCGGCATCCCCATCACCGAAGGCATCGGCGCCTCGGAAACCGTGTTCCTGTTCCTGTGCGCCCGCCCCGACGCGTACCGGATCGGCTCCTGCGGCAAGCGCGTCCCCTGGGCGGAAGTCCGCTTGCTCGACGAGCTGGGCAACGAGATCACCACCCCCGACACGCCGGGCCTGATCGCCATCCGCATGGCATCGCAATTCGTCGGCTACTGGAAGCTGCCCGAGACCACCGAAAAAGCCCTCCGCGATGGCTGGTACTACCCGGGCGACATGTTCAGCTTCGATGCCGACGGCTTCTGGTACCACAACGGTCGTGCCGACGACATGCTCAAGATTTCCGGCCAATGGGTCAGCCCGGGGGAAATCGAAAGCTGCGCATCGGCCGTGCCGGGCATTGCCGAAGCCGTGGTGGTCGCCGTTCCCAACGACGACGGTCTGACCCGGCTGACCCTGTTCATCGTCCCCGAGGATCCGTCGGCGAGCCAGCAGAAGCTGAGCGAAGCGGTGATGACGACCCTGCGCGGCACGCTGTCGATCTACAAGTGTCCGCGCACGATCCAGTTCCTCGAAGAGCTACCACGCACGGCCACCGGCAAGGTGCAGAAATATCGGCTGCGCGACATGCTGCAGGCGACCCTCTGA
- a CDS encoding acyl-CoA dehydrogenase family protein, translated as MSEKSYLEWPFFEDRHRKLEAELDSWATNNISEHHGELDSACRELVAKLGAAGWLRYCVGGTSYGGEHETIDTRSICLLRETLARHSGLADFAFGMQGLGSGAITLHGSDAQKREYLPRVASGQALAAFALSEPGSGSDVAAMACSARLDGEYYVLDGEKSWISNGGIADFYVVFARTGEAPGARGLSAFIVDADTPGLEIAERIEVIAPHPLARLRFTDCRVHKSAMLGTPGLGFKVAMQTLDIFRTSVAAAALGFSRRALDEALRRATTREMFQQKLADFQITQVKLAQMATSVDISALLTYRAAWRRDQGHKVTREAAMAKMTATESAQQVIDSAVQIWGGCGVVSNHPVELLYREIRALRIYEGATEVQQLIIARQTLTAYEDS; from the coding sequence GTGAGCGAAAAATCCTATCTCGAGTGGCCTTTCTTCGAAGATCGCCACCGCAAGCTGGAAGCCGAGCTCGACAGCTGGGCCACGAACAACATCAGCGAGCACCACGGTGAGCTCGACTCCGCCTGCCGCGAGCTGGTCGCCAAGCTCGGCGCCGCCGGCTGGCTGCGCTACTGCGTCGGCGGCACCTCCTACGGCGGAGAGCACGAAACCATCGATACGCGCTCGATCTGCCTGCTGCGCGAAACCCTAGCACGGCACTCGGGTCTGGCCGACTTCGCCTTCGGCATGCAAGGCCTGGGCTCGGGAGCGATCACCTTGCACGGCAGCGACGCCCAGAAGCGCGAATATCTGCCCCGCGTCGCCAGCGGTCAGGCCCTTGCCGCTTTCGCCCTGTCCGAGCCGGGCTCCGGCTCCGATGTCGCGGCGATGGCTTGCAGCGCGCGCCTGGACGGCGAGTATTACGTCCTCGACGGCGAGAAGAGCTGGATCTCCAACGGCGGCATCGCCGACTTCTACGTCGTGTTCGCCCGCACCGGCGAAGCGCCCGGCGCACGCGGCCTGTCCGCATTCATCGTCGATGCCGACACCCCGGGGCTGGAAATTGCCGAGCGCATCGAAGTGATCGCTCCCCACCCTCTGGCCCGCCTGCGCTTTACCGATTGCCGGGTGCACAAATCGGCCATGCTCGGCACTCCCGGCCTCGGCTTCAAGGTGGCGATGCAGACGCTCGACATCTTCCGCACTTCGGTCGCCGCGGCCGCGCTCGGCTTTTCGCGCCGTGCCCTGGACGAGGCGCTGCGCCGCGCCACCACCCGCGAGATGTTCCAGCAAAAACTCGCCGACTTCCAGATCACCCAGGTCAAGCTCGCCCAGATGGCGACCAGCGTGGATATTTCCGCCCTGCTCACCTACCGCGCCGCCTGGCGCCGCGACCAGGGCCACAAGGTGACCCGCGAGGCGGCGATGGCGAAGATGACGGCGACCGAAAGCGCCCAGCAGGTGATCGATTCCGCGGTCCAGATCTGGGGCGGTTGCGGGGTGGTCAGCAACCACCCGGTCGAACTCCTGTACCGCGAGATCCGCGCCCTGCGCATCTACGAAGGGGCGACCGAGGTGCAGCAGCTGATCATCGCCCGCCAGACCCTCACCGCCTACGAAGACAGCTGA
- a CDS encoding SDR family NAD(P)-dependent oxidoreductase — protein MTHSRALSGKHAVITGGGRGIGAAIAHSLAEQGAAVTLMGRTLPRLEQQAEELRAFSQVHCEAVDVAQADSVAAAFAAAQARLGPVDILVNNAGQALSAPFVKTDPALWQQMLDVNLTGVFLGTRAVLPGMLAAGWGRVINITSTAGQKGYPYVSAYCAAKHGVIGLTRALALETARKNVTVNAVCPGYTDTDIVRDSVSNIQTKTGRSEAEALAELTRFNPQGRLVRPQEVANAVLWLCLPGSEAITGQSISVAGGEMM, from the coding sequence ATGACGCATAGTCGTGCACTTTCCGGAAAACATGCGGTGATCACCGGTGGCGGCCGCGGTATCGGTGCGGCCATCGCCCACAGCCTGGCGGAACAGGGCGCCGCCGTCACCCTGATGGGGCGAACCCTTCCCCGGCTGGAACAGCAGGCAGAGGAGCTGCGTGCATTCAGCCAGGTGCACTGCGAAGCCGTCGACGTCGCCCAGGCCGATTCGGTCGCAGCCGCCTTTGCCGCAGCGCAGGCACGCCTCGGCCCGGTCGACATCCTGGTCAACAATGCCGGCCAGGCGCTCAGTGCGCCGTTCGTCAAGACCGACCCCGCACTCTGGCAGCAGATGCTCGACGTCAACCTCACCGGCGTCTTTCTCGGCACCCGGGCCGTTCTGCCCGGAATGCTCGCCGCCGGCTGGGGGCGCGTGATCAACATCACCAGCACCGCAGGACAGAAAGGCTACCCTTACGTCAGTGCCTACTGTGCCGCCAAACACGGCGTGATCGGCCTGACCCGGGCCCTGGCCCTGGAGACGGCGCGGAAGAACGTTACCGTCAATGCCGTCTGCCCCGGCTACACCGACACCGACATCGTCCGCGACTCGGTCTCGAACATTCAGACCAAGACCGGGCGCAGCGAGGCCGAAGCGCTGGCCGAACTGACCCGCTTCAACCCCCAGGGCCGCCTGGTCCGGCCCCAGGAAGTCGCCAACGCGGTCCTCTGGCTGTGCCTGCCGGGCTCGGAGGCGATCACCGGCCAGTCGATCTCGGTCGCCGGCGGCGAAATGATGTGA
- a CDS encoding enoyl-CoA hydratase family protein, whose translation MYKLKAADWHPEHFKLEVANRVATITLNRPDRKNPLTFESYAELRDTFHKFQYVDDVRSIVITGAGGNFCSGGDVHDIIGPLTKMDMNGLLTFTRMTGNLVKEMRTCPQPIISAIDGICAGAGAIVSMASDMRYATPDAKTAFLFVRVGLAGCDMGACAILPRIIGHGRASELLYTGRVMSAQEGQAWGYFNDLVAPDQVLAKAQEMALSLANGPAFAHAMTKKCLHQEWDMSIEQALETEAEAQAICMQTQDFTRAYNAFVAKQKPVFEGN comes from the coding sequence ATGTACAAGCTGAAAGCCGCCGACTGGCATCCCGAACACTTCAAGCTCGAAGTCGCCAACCGCGTCGCCACCATCACCCTGAACCGCCCCGACCGCAAGAATCCGCTCACGTTCGAAAGCTATGCCGAACTGCGCGACACCTTCCACAAATTCCAGTACGTCGATGACGTGCGCTCGATCGTCATCACCGGCGCCGGCGGCAACTTCTGCTCCGGCGGCGATGTGCACGACATCATCGGCCCGCTCACCAAGATGGACATGAACGGGCTGCTCACCTTCACCCGCATGACCGGCAATCTGGTGAAGGAAATGCGCACCTGCCCGCAGCCGATCATCTCCGCCATCGACGGCATCTGCGCCGGCGCCGGCGCGATCGTGTCGATGGCCTCCGACATGCGCTACGCCACTCCCGACGCCAAGACCGCGTTCCTGTTCGTGCGCGTCGGCCTCGCCGGCTGCGACATGGGTGCGTGCGCGATCCTGCCGCGCATCATCGGCCATGGCCGCGCCTCCGAGCTGCTCTACACCGGCCGCGTCATGAGCGCCCAGGAAGGCCAGGCCTGGGGCTATTTCAACGACCTCGTCGCACCCGACCAGGTCCTCGCCAAGGCCCAGGAAATGGCCCTGTCGCTGGCCAACGGCCCGGCCTTCGCCCACGCCATGACCAAGAAGTGCCTGCACCAGGAATGGGACATGAGCATCGAACAGGCGCTGGAAACGGAAGCTGAAGCCCAGGCCATCTGCATGCAGACGCAGGATTTCACCCGCGCCTACAACGCCTTCGTGGCCAAGCAGAAGCCGGTTTTCGAAGGCAACTGA
- a CDS encoding SDR family NAD(P)-dependent oxidoreductase: MIPIRRFEQMRLEGKTAVVTGGASGIGRATAETLAAAGAHVVIGDLDQEKGAAVAAAIRESGRKADYFPLDVTSLDSVGVFAKAVEENGLEVDIVVNVAGWGKIQPFMENSPDFWRKVIDLNLLGPVAVTHAFLGGMIARGRGGKVITVASDAGRVGSTGETVYSGAKGGAIAFGKALAREMARYKINVNSVCPGPTDTPLLAAVPEKHQEAFVKATPMRRLGKPSEIADAVLFFASSDSDFITGQVLSVSGGMTMVG; the protein is encoded by the coding sequence ATGATCCCAATCCGGAGGTTCGAACAAATGCGACTTGAGGGCAAAACGGCAGTTGTCACCGGCGGCGCGTCCGGTATCGGTCGGGCAACGGCAGAAACGCTGGCTGCGGCCGGAGCACACGTAGTGATCGGCGACCTCGACCAGGAAAAAGGCGCCGCCGTGGCTGCAGCCATCCGTGAAAGCGGGCGCAAGGCCGACTATTTCCCGCTCGACGTCACCAGCCTCGACTCGGTCGGGGTGTTCGCCAAGGCGGTGGAAGAGAACGGCCTTGAAGTCGACATCGTGGTCAACGTCGCCGGCTGGGGGAAGATCCAGCCCTTCATGGAAAACAGTCCCGATTTCTGGCGCAAGGTCATCGATCTCAACCTGCTCGGACCGGTCGCCGTCACCCACGCCTTCCTGGGCGGCATGATCGCCCGCGGCCGGGGCGGCAAGGTCATCACCGTGGCGAGCGATGCCGGCCGCGTCGGCAGCACGGGCGAAACGGTGTATTCGGGCGCCAAGGGCGGTGCGATCGCCTTCGGCAAGGCGCTGGCCCGCGAGATGGCGCGCTACAAGATCAACGTCAACAGCGTCTGCCCCGGCCCCACCGACACTCCGCTGCTCGCCGCCGTGCCTGAAAAGCACCAGGAAGCCTTCGTCAAGGCGACCCCGATGCGCCGCCTCGGCAAGCCGTCCGAAATCGCCGATGCCGTGCTGTTCTTCGCCAGCAGCGACTCCGACTTCATCACCGGCCAGGTGCTGAGCGTCAGCGGCGGCATGACCATGGTCGGCTGA